From a region of the Bombus terrestris chromosome 8, iyBomTerr1.2, whole genome shotgun sequence genome:
- the LOC100651569 gene encoding COMM domain-containing protein 4: MKFRFLGDGDCPDWLLAEINTLSRMTSIKIKILGQTVAKYLTERDLDEEKVKKITQDAKVELNDAKAMVAALELIFTSSARYGVSAADLSSELQQLGLPREHSAAIARLHTDHCPQITAALSSQSLRVSRLSSIEVLSCDNSSPFSTVSLKLKKLDGNVEDSVINISKKDVHVLLTELRRAKSLMENL; the protein is encoded by the exons ATG AAATTCAGATTTTTAGGCGATGGGGATTGCCCCGATTGGTTGCTGGCTGAGATCAACACGTTGTCACGTATG ACATCGATCAAAATCAAAATACTGGGTCAAACGGTTGCAAAGTATCTTACGGAGAGAGATCTCGAT gaaGAGAAGGTCAAAAAAATTACTCAAGACGCTAAGGTTG AATTAAACGACGCAAAGGCTATGGTGGCAGCTCTCGAATTAATTTTCACATCGTCCGCCCGATATGGTGTTTCCGCTGCTGATCTAAGCAGTGAATTGCAGCAACTGGGACTGCCTCGAGAACACAGTGCTGCGATTGCCAGACTACAtacggatcattgccctcaaaTTACGGCTGCACTTTCATCGCAGTCTTTAAGAG TCAGCAGATTATCGTCGATCGAAGTTCTATCCTGCGACAATTCCTCGCCATTCTCCACGGTGTCCCTCAAATTGAAGAAACTGGACGGAAACGTAGAAGATTCCGttattaatatatcaaaaaaGGACGTTCATGTCCTACTGACAG AGCTACGAAGAGCCAAATCCTTGATGGAAAATCTCTAA